Proteins from a single region of Streptococcus oralis:
- a CDS encoding DUF2568 domain-containing protein: MMRLIEGLRFLVEVVAILGLFFVSVIQISWLEKFLFFLLAVLLILFWARYMAPKSPHAFKK; encoded by the coding sequence ATGATGCGATTGATTGAAGGACTGCGCTTTTTGGTTGAGGTTGTGGCAATCCTTGGTCTTTTCTTCGTGTCTGTGATACAAATTTCTTGGCTGGAAAAATTCCTATTTTTTCTTCTAGCAGTTCTATTAATCTTATTTTGGGCGCGATATATGGCACCAAAATCTCCACATGCTTTTAAAAAATAG
- a CDS encoding YiiX/YebB-like N1pC/P60 family cysteine hydrolase encodes MLENGDLIFVKDLSDMGQAIQASTGNYSHVAIFLDGFIYHASGQAGVICQEPAEFFEPTHLYDLYVYPELEADLVKERASKHLGAPYNSSFYPDGSGFYCSQYIAEILPIFETIAMKFGDGEQEISDFWREYYRKLELPVPLNQPGTNPSQLAASPLLECKERNLHDSDF; translated from the coding sequence ATGTTAGAAAATGGTGATTTGATTTTTGTGAAGGACCTTTCAGATATGGGGCAGGCTATCCAGGCTTCTACGGGGAACTATAGTCATGTAGCCATCTTTTTGGACGGTTTCATTTACCATGCTAGTGGGCAAGCTGGTGTCATTTGTCAAGAACCGGCTGAATTTTTTGAACCAACTCATCTCTACGATCTTTATGTCTATCCAGAGCTGGAAGCTGACTTGGTAAAGGAGAGAGCTAGCAAACATTTAGGTGCACCTTATAATAGCTCGTTTTATCCAGATGGTTCTGGCTTTTATTGCTCCCAGTATATCGCTGAAATCCTACCGATTTTTGAAACTATTGCCATGAAATTTGGGGACGGGGAGCAGGAAATCAGTGATTTTTGGAGGGAATACTACAGGAAACTCGAACTTCCAGTGCCTCTGAATCAACCAGGGACCAATCCTAGTCAACTAGCAGCATCCCCTCTATTAGAATGTAAAGAAAGGAATCTTCATGATTCAGATTTTTAA
- a CDS encoding DUF1803 domain-containing protein — MIQIFNPSRLTRQPFFIDLVDYLDQHDDVILREIKAQFPDVAVDKLMEEYIKAGLIRRENKRYSLNLPFLESIDSLVLDQEIFVREDSPVYQALLKKTFETELRNQTNAAILVESTDFAREKMTLSNYFYKVKNQYPLTEKQQELYAILGDVNPEYALKYMTTFLLKFLKKDQLMQKRRDIFVDSLVVLGYIVQNEAGKYELAVDFDKERLSFHLS; from the coding sequence ATGATTCAGATTTTTAATCCCTCCCGTTTGACTCGACAGCCATTTTTTATAGATTTGGTGGACTATCTGGACCAGCATGATGATGTGATCCTCCGAGAAATCAAGGCCCAGTTTCCAGATGTGGCAGTTGATAAACTCATGGAAGAGTATATAAAGGCAGGTTTGATCCGAAGGGAAAACAAACGTTATTCCCTTAATCTCCCTTTTCTAGAATCAATAGACAGTCTGGTCCTTGACCAAGAGATTTTTGTCAGAGAGGATAGTCCAGTCTATCAAGCTTTGCTGAAAAAGACTTTTGAGACAGAATTGCGCAATCAAACCAATGCAGCCATTTTAGTCGAATCTACAGATTTTGCTAGAGAAAAGATGACCCTGTCTAATTATTTCTACAAGGTCAAGAATCAATATCCTTTGACAGAAAAACAGCAGGAACTCTATGCCATTTTGGGAGATGTCAATCCTGAGTATGCCCTCAAGTATATGACGACTTTTTTACTGAAATTCCTCAAAAAAGACCAGCTCATGCAGAAACGTCGTGATATCTTTGTGGACAGTTTAGTCGTTCTAGGCTATATTGTGCAAAATGAAGCTGGAAAGTATGAGTTGGCCGTCGATTTTGACAAGGAGAGATTGTCTTTCCATTTGTCTTAA
- a CDS encoding CsbD family protein translates to MSLENKLDQATGAIKEGFGKVTGDSKTEAEGTVEKTVAKAKEVVEDAKGAVEGAVEGLKNSFKKED, encoded by the coding sequence ATGTCACTTGAAAATAAATTGGATCAAGCAACTGGTGCTATCAAAGAAGGATTTGGTAAAGTTACTGGCGATAGTAAGACAGAAGCAGAAGGTACTGTAGAAAAAACAGTTGCGAAAGCAAAAGAAGTTGTTGAAGATGCTAAAGGCGCTGTAGAAGGTGCCGTTGAAGGTCTTAAAAACTCATTTAAGAAAGAAGACTAA
- a CDS encoding UDP-N-acetylmuramoyl-L-alanyl-D-glutamate--L-lysine ligase, whose protein sequence is MIKIETVLDILKKDGLFREIIDQGHYHYNYSEVVFDSISYDSRKVKEGTLFFAKGAAFKKEYLLSAITQGLAWYVAEKDYEVGIPVIVVNDIKKAMSLIAMEFYGNPQEKLKILAFTGTKGKTTAAYFAYHILSQRYPTALLSTMNTTLDGETFFKSAFSTPENIDLFDMMAQAVKNGRTHLVMEVSSQAYLVHRVYGLTFDVGVFLNITPDHIGPIEHPSFEDYFYHKRLLMKNSRAVVINSDMDHFSVLKEQVEDQEHDFYGSQSSNQIENSKAFSFSATGKLAGDYDIQLIGHFNQENAVAAGLACLRLGASLEDIKKGIAATRVPGRMEVLTQKNGAKVFIDYAHNGDSLKKLISVVETHQTGKIVLVLGSTGNKGESRRKDFGLLLNQHPEIQVFLTADDPNYEDPMAIAEEISCYISHPVEKIADREEAIKAAMAITNQELDAVIIAGKGADCYQIVQGKKEDYPGDAAIAERYL, encoded by the coding sequence ATGATTAAGATTGAAACCGTATTAGATATTTTAAAGAAGGATGGCCTTTTTCGCGAGATTATTGACCAAGGACATTACCACTACAACTACAGTGAAGTTGTTTTTGATAGCATCAGTTATGACAGCAGAAAAGTAAAAGAAGGCACTCTTTTTTTTGCAAAAGGCGCTGCCTTTAAAAAAGAATACCTCCTATCCGCTATAACGCAAGGCTTAGCTTGGTATGTCGCAGAAAAGGACTACGAGGTTGGTATCCCCGTCATCGTTGTGAACGATATCAAGAAAGCCATGAGTTTGATTGCGATGGAATTCTATGGTAATCCACAAGAGAAACTCAAAATTCTCGCTTTCACAGGGACAAAAGGAAAGACGACAGCAGCGTACTTTGCTTACCACATCCTATCTCAACGCTACCCAACAGCTCTCTTGTCAACTATGAACACAACTCTGGATGGCGAGACCTTCTTTAAATCTGCCTTCTCAACGCCTGAAAATATCGATCTTTTCGACATGATGGCTCAGGCTGTTAAAAATGGAAGAACCCATCTTGTAATGGAAGTCTCTAGCCAAGCCTATCTTGTTCATCGAGTCTATGGTCTGACCTTTGATGTAGGTGTCTTTCTTAACATCACTCCTGACCATATCGGTCCGATTGAGCATCCTAGCTTTGAAGACTACTTCTATCACAAACGTCTCTTGATGAAAAATAGCCGAGCAGTTGTCATTAATAGCGACATGGACCACTTTTCTGTATTGAAAGAACAAGTAGAAGATCAAGAGCATGACTTCTATGGTAGCCAGTCAAGTAACCAAATTGAGAACTCCAAAGCCTTTAGCTTTTCCGCTACAGGTAAACTCGCTGGTGATTATGATATCCAACTCATCGGTCACTTCAATCAAGAAAATGCCGTTGCTGCAGGACTTGCCTGTCTTCGTCTAGGTGCCAGTCTGGAGGACATCAAAAAAGGGATCGCTGCAACCCGCGTTCCTGGACGTATGGAAGTTCTCACTCAGAAAAATGGAGCCAAGGTCTTCATAGACTATGCTCACAATGGCGACAGTCTGAAAAAACTGATTTCTGTTGTTGAAACCCATCAAACTGGAAAGATTGTTCTGGTTCTCGGTTCGACTGGAAACAAGGGTGAAAGTCGTCGCAAAGACTTTGGACTCCTTCTCAATCAACATCCTGAAATTCAAGTCTTTCTCACCGCTGATGATCCAAACTATGAAGATCCAATGGCCATTGCTGAAGAAATTAGCTGCTACATCAGTCATCCTGTTGAAAAGATTGCCGATCGTGAAGAAGCCATCAAGGCGGCGATGGCCATCACAAATCAAGAACTCGATGCTGTGATTATTGCAGGCAAGGGAGCTGATTGTTACCAAATCGTCCAAGGAAAGAAAGAAGACTATCCTGGAGACGCAGCTATCGCAGAACGTTATCTATAA
- a CDS encoding polysaccharide biosynthesis protein: MSNENNHQQAQMLRGTAWLTASNFISRLLGAIYIIPWYIWMGTYAAKANGLFTMGYNIYAWFLLISTAGIPVAVAKQVAKYNTMREEEHSFALIRSFLSFMTGLGIVFALVLYLFSPWLADLSGVGKDLIPIMQSLAWAVLIFPSMSVIRGFFQGMNNLKPYAMSQIAEQVIRVIWMLMATFFIMKMGSGDYLSAVTQSTFAAFVGMVASFAVLIYFLAQEGLLKRVFETRDKINSKRLLVDTIKEAIPFILTGSAIQLFQILDQMTFINSMKWFTNYSNEDLVVMFSYFSANPNKITMILISVGVSIGSVGLPLLTENYVKGDLQAAARLVQDSLTMLFLFLLPATVGVVMVGEPLYTVFYGKPDSLAMGLFVFAVLQSTILGLYMVLSPMLQAMFRNRKAVLYFIYGSIAKIVLQLPTIAIFHSYGPLISTTIGLIIPNVLMYRDICQVTGARRKIILKRTILITILTLVMFILVGFLQWLLGFVFQPSGRFWSFLYVALIGGLGGGLYGLMSLRTRLLDKIIGKAQADRLRTRLKIS; encoded by the coding sequence ATGTCTAACGAAAACAATCACCAGCAAGCCCAGATGTTGCGAGGGACTGCTTGGCTAACAGCTAGTAACTTTATTAGTCGCCTCCTTGGTGCTATCTACATTATTCCCTGGTATATCTGGATGGGGACCTATGCTGCCAAGGCAAATGGCCTCTTTACCATGGGCTACAATATTTACGCCTGGTTCTTGCTGATTTCGACAGCGGGTATCCCAGTTGCGGTCGCCAAACAAGTGGCTAAGTACAATACCATGCGAGAAGAAGAGCATAGCTTTGCCTTGATTCGGAGTTTCCTAAGCTTTATGACGGGCTTGGGCATAGTCTTTGCTTTGGTCTTGTATCTCTTTTCTCCCTGGTTAGCAGATTTGTCAGGTGTGGGGAAAGACCTGATTCCCATCATGCAGAGCTTGGCTTGGGCAGTCTTGATTTTCCCATCTATGAGTGTCATCCGAGGATTCTTCCAAGGGATGAATAACCTGAAACCCTATGCTATGAGTCAAATCGCCGAGCAGGTAATCCGTGTTATCTGGATGTTGATGGCAACCTTCTTCATTATGAAGATGGGTTCTGGTGACTACTTATCAGCCGTTACCCAATCGACCTTTGCGGCCTTTGTGGGGATGGTGGCAAGTTTTGCAGTCTTGATTTATTTCCTTGCCCAAGAAGGTTTGCTTAAAAGAGTTTTTGAAACACGGGATAAGATCAATAGTAAGCGACTTTTGGTTGATACCATCAAGGAAGCCATTCCCTTTATCCTGACAGGATCAGCCATTCAACTCTTCCAAATCTTAGACCAGATGACCTTTATCAATAGTATGAAGTGGTTTACTAACTACAGCAATGAAGACTTGGTTGTCATGTTTTCTTATTTCTCAGCCAATCCTAATAAAATTACTATGATTTTAATCTCTGTGGGAGTTTCAATCGGGAGTGTCGGCTTGCCGCTGTTGACGGAAAACTATGTAAAAGGCGACTTGCAGGCGGCGGCTCGCCTAGTCCAAGATAGCCTTACCATGCTCTTCTTATTTCTACTGCCTGCAACGGTTGGAGTGGTCATGGTAGGGGAGCCTCTTTATACAGTTTTTTACGGTAAGCCAGATAGTCTGGCCATGGGTTTATTTGTCTTTGCAGTTTTGCAGTCTACTATCCTAGGTTTGTACATGGTCTTGTCTCCTATGCTTCAGGCCATGTTCCGAAACCGCAAGGCAGTTCTATACTTTATCTATGGTTCCATTGCTAAGATCGTCTTGCAATTGCCAACCATTGCTATTTTCCACAGCTACGGTCCCTTGATTTCAACGACTATCGGTTTGATTATTCCGAATGTCCTGATGTACCGAGATATCTGCCAGGTAACGGGTGCTCGTAGAAAGATTATCTTGAAACGGACTATTTTGATCACCATCTTGACTCTTGTCATGTTTATCCTAGTTGGCTTCTTGCAGTGGCTACTCGGTTTTGTCTTCCAACCAAGTGGACGTTTCTGGAGTTTCCTTTATGTGGCTCTCATCGGAGGGCTTGGAGGAGGCCTTTATGGCTTGATGAGCCTACGGACACGACTCTTAGACAAGATAATCGGCAAAGCTCAAGCAGACCGACTACGTACACGATTGAAAATATCGTAA
- a CDS encoding peptide ABC transporter substrate-binding protein produces the protein MKKSKAKYLTLASVVLSAGILLSACGNSSSATKTYNYVYSNDPSSLNYLAENRATTNDIVTNLVDGLMENDQYGNYVPSLAEDWTVSQDGLTYTYKLRKDAKWYTYEGEEYAPVTAQDFVTGLKYAADKKSEALYLVQDSVAGLDDYINGKTTDFSTVGVKAIDDQTVQYTLTRPEPYWNSKTTSTILFPVNADFLKSKGDDFGKVDPSSILYSGPFLMKSFVSKSVIEYKKNPNYWDAKNVFVDDVKLTYYDGSDQDALARNFVEGVYSYALLYPNSSSFEGIKEKNKDNIIYSMQNATSYYLNFNLDRKSYNFTSKSSDIEKKSTQEAVLNKNFRQAFNYAYNRTAYGAQSQGEEGATKIIRNLVVPPTFVSINGKDFGDVVSEKMVNYGQEWQGINFADAQDPYYNPDKAKAKFAEAKKELEAKGVQFPIHLDVTVDQSAKKGVLEASSLKQSIESVLGAENVVIDIQQLSTDDFDNSSYLAQTAAQKDFDIYNGGWSADYLDPSSYLDILNVNNGGMLQNIGLEPGEVNDKAKAVGLDTYTQMLEEANKEQEPAKRYEKYAEIQAWLVDSALAIPNVSQGGTPTLRKTVPFSSPFSQAGNKGVESYKYLKLQDKTVTADEYEKAKEKWQKEKEESNKKAQEELAKHVK, from the coding sequence ATGAAAAAGTCTAAGGCCAAGTATCTGACACTTGCAAGTGTCGTGTTAAGCGCAGGTATCTTACTGAGCGCATGTGGAAATTCAAGTAGCGCTACTAAAACATATAACTATGTTTATTCGAACGATCCATCTAGTTTGAACTATCTTGCAGAAAACCGTGCAACAACCAATGACATCGTGACCAATTTGGTGGATGGGTTGATGGAAAATGACCAATACGGTAACTATGTTCCATCATTGGCAGAGGATTGGACTGTTTCTCAGGACGGTTTGACCTATACTTACAAATTGCGTAAGGATGCAAAATGGTATACTTATGAGGGTGAAGAATACGCCCCTGTAACGGCCCAAGACTTTGTGACAGGTTTGAAATATGCTGCTGATAAAAAATCCGAAGCCTTGTACCTGGTTCAAGACTCTGTAGCAGGTTTGGATGACTATATCAACGGGAAAACAACTGACTTTTCAACAGTCGGTGTTAAGGCTATTGATGACCAAACAGTTCAGTACACTTTGACACGTCCAGAACCTTATTGGAATTCTAAAACAACTTCAACCATTCTCTTCCCTGTCAATGCAGACTTCTTGAAATCAAAAGGGGATGATTTTGGTAAGGTAGATCCTTCTAGCATTTTGTACAGTGGACCTTTCTTGATGAAATCGTTTGTTTCAAAATCTGTTATCGAATACAAGAAAAATCCAAATTACTGGGATGCTAAAAATGTCTTTGTGGACGATGTGAAATTGACTTACTATGACGGTAGTGACCAGGATGCCCTAGCTCGTAACTTCGTAGAAGGAGTATACAGCTACGCACTTCTCTACCCAAATAGCTCAAGCTTTGAAGGCATTAAAGAGAAGAACAAGGATAACATCATCTATAGTATGCAAAACGCAACTTCTTATTACTTGAACTTCAACTTAGACAGAAAATCTTATAACTTCACTTCTAAATCCTCAGATATCGAAAAGAAATCAACCCAAGAAGCAGTTCTGAATAAAAACTTCCGTCAAGCCTTCAACTATGCTTATAACCGTACAGCCTATGGAGCACAATCTCAAGGGGAAGAAGGAGCAACAAAGATTATTCGTAACTTGGTTGTACCTCCTACGTTTGTAAGTATCAACGGAAAAGACTTTGGCGATGTTGTTTCAGAAAAGATGGTCAACTATGGCCAAGAATGGCAAGGAATCAACTTTGCAGATGCACAAGATCCATACTACAATCCTGATAAAGCTAAAGCTAAATTTGCAGAAGCTAAGAAAGAATTGGAAGCTAAGGGTGTGCAATTCCCAATCCACTTGGATGTAACAGTTGACCAATCAGCTAAAAAAGGTGTACTTGAAGCAAGTTCTTTGAAACAATCCATCGAATCTGTTCTAGGAGCTGAGAATGTGGTTATCGATATCCAACAGCTATCAACAGATGACTTTGACAACTCTAGCTACCTCGCTCAAACCGCAGCTCAAAAAGACTTTGATATCTATAATGGCGGTTGGAGTGCTGACTACTTGGATCCATCAAGCTATCTTGATATCTTAAATGTCAATAACGGTGGTATGTTGCAAAACATTGGTCTAGAACCAGGTGAGGTCAATGACAAGGCTAAGGCAGTTGGTCTGGATACTTACACTCAAATGTTAGAAGAAGCGAACAAGGAGCAAGAACCAGCGAAACGTTATGAAAAATATGCGGAAATTCAAGCTTGGCTCGTTGATAGCGCCCTTGCTATTCCAAACGTTTCTCAGGGTGGAACACCGACCTTGAGAAAGACAGTTCCATTCTCATCACCATTCTCACAAGCTGGAAATAAGGGTGTCGAATCATACAAGTATCTCAAGTTGCAAGATAAGACTGTAACGGCTGATGAGTATGAAAAAGCTAAAGAAAAATGGCAGAAAGAAAAAGAAGAATCAAATAAAAAAGCCCAAGAAGAACTGGCAAAACATGTTAAATAA
- a CDS encoding cystathionine gamma-synthase: protein MSKELHINTILAQAGIKSDEATGALVTPLHFSTTYQHPEFGQSTGFDYTRTKNPTRSKAEEVLAAIESADYALATSSGMAAIVLAFSVFPVGSKVLAVRDLYGGSFRWFNQVEQEGRFHFTYANTEEELVAELEKDVDVLYIETPTNPLMLEFDIAKLAKLAHAKGAKVVVDNTFYSPIYQRPIEDGADIVLHSATKYLAGHNDVLAGVVVTNSLELYEQLFYNLNTTGAVLSPFDSYQLIRGLKTLPLRMERSTVNAQEVVAFLKDSPAVKEVLYTGRGGMISFKVVDEKRIPHILNSLKVFSFAESLGGVESLITYPTTQTHADIPAEVRHSYGLTDDLLRLSIGIEDARDLIADLRQALEG, encoded by the coding sequence ATGAGCAAAGAACTACACATCAACACAATTTTGGCCCAGGCGGGAATCAAGTCAGATGAGGCTACAGGTGCCTTGGTAACGCCGCTTCATTTTTCAACCACTTATCAGCATCCAGAGTTCGGTCAGTCTACGGGATTTGACTATACTCGTACCAAAAATCCAACTCGCAGTAAGGCGGAGGAAGTCTTGGCGGCAATCGAATCAGCAGATTATGCCCTAGCGACAAGCTCAGGTATGGCTGCGATTGTACTGGCCTTTAGTGTTTTTCCAGTAGGAAGTAAAGTCTTGGCTGTACGCGATCTGTATGGGGGTTCTTTCCGTTGGTTCAATCAAGTCGAGCAAGAAGGCCGTTTCCATTTTACCTATGCCAATACAGAAGAAGAGCTTGTCGCTGAGTTAGAGAAAGATGTGGATGTTCTCTATATTGAAACACCAACCAATCCCTTGATGTTGGAATTTGATATTGCCAAACTAGCCAAACTAGCTCATGCCAAGGGTGCCAAGGTAGTGGTAGACAATACCTTTTACAGTCCGATTTATCAACGTCCGATTGAAGACGGTGCGGATATCGTTCTTCATTCAGCAACCAAGTATCTAGCAGGGCACAATGATGTCTTGGCTGGTGTGGTTGTGACTAATAGTTTAGAACTATATGAACAACTGTTCTACAATCTCAATACGACTGGTGCGGTCTTGTCACCATTTGATAGTTATCAGTTGATTCGTGGTCTCAAAACCCTGCCTCTTCGTATGGAGCGTTCTACAGTCAATGCCCAAGAAGTGGTTGCCTTTTTGAAGGATTCACCTGCTGTCAAGGAAGTGCTCTATACTGGACGTGGGGGTATGATTTCCTTTAAAGTAGTGGACGAAAAACGTATTCCTCATATTTTGAATAGTCTCAAGGTCTTTTCATTTGCGGAAAGTTTGGGTGGGGTAGAAAGTCTGATCACCTATCCGACAACTCAGACTCATGCGGATATTCCAGCAGAAGTGCGCCATTCCTATGGCTTAACAGATGACCTCCTGCGCTTGTCAATTGGGATTGAAGATGCTAGAGATTTGATTGCGGACTTGCGCCAAGCTTTGGAAGGATAA
- a CDS encoding MalY/PatB family protein codes for MGKYDFTSLPNRFGHHTYKWKEAEADREVLPAWIADMDFVVLPEVRQAVQAYADQLVYGYTYASDALIQSVQDWEANQHGYRFDKDSLVFIEGVVPAISTAIQAFTKEGEAVLINTPVYPPFARSVKLNNRRLITNSLVEKDGLFEIDFDQLEKELVEEDVKLYILCNPHNPGGRVWEKEVLEKIGHLCQKHGVLLVSDEIHQDLALFGHKHQSFNTIDPAFKDFALILSSATKTFNIAGTKNSYAVIENPKLRVSFQKRQLANNQHEISGLGYLATEAAYRYGKDWLGDLKEVIEDHINYVVDFLGNETKIKVMKPQGTYLIWLDFSAYDLTDDRLQELLKNEAKVILNRGLDFGEEGTLHARLNVAMPKSVLEEVCQRIVTTFATL; via the coding sequence ATGGGAAAATATGATTTTACAAGTCTGCCCAATCGTTTTGGGCACCATACCTATAAATGGAAAGAAGCAGAAGCTGACCGAGAAGTTCTACCAGCCTGGATAGCAGATATGGACTTTGTGGTTTTGCCTGAGGTTCGACAAGCTGTACAAGCCTATGCAGATCAGTTAGTCTATGGCTATACTTATGCTAGTGATGCTTTGATTCAGTCGGTTCAGGACTGGGAAGCCAATCAACACGGGTATCGCTTTGACAAGGATTCCCTCGTCTTTATAGAGGGAGTGGTACCAGCTATTTCAACAGCTATTCAAGCCTTTACAAAAGAAGGAGAGGCTGTTCTGATTAATACACCGGTCTATCCACCGTTTGCACGCAGTGTCAAACTGAACAATCGCAGATTGATTACCAATTCTTTGGTGGAAAAGGATGGGCTGTTTGAGATTGACTTTGACCAGTTGGAGAAGGAATTGGTGGAAGAGGATGTGAAGCTTTATATCCTTTGCAATCCCCACAATCCTGGTGGACGTGTTTGGGAAAAGGAAGTGTTAGAAAAGATTGGGCATCTCTGCCAAAAACACGGTGTTTTGCTTGTTTCAGATGAGATTCACCAAGATTTGGCCCTCTTTGGTCATAAACACCAGTCTTTTAACACCATTGATCCCGCCTTTAAAGACTTTGCCCTAATCTTGAGCAGTGCTACTAAAACTTTTAATATTGCTGGGACGAAAAATTCCTATGCAGTGATTGAAAATCCAAAGCTTCGTGTTTCTTTCCAAAAACGCCAGTTGGCCAATAACCAACATGAAATCTCAGGCTTGGGGTATTTGGCGACAGAAGCTGCCTACCGTTATGGTAAGGACTGGTTAGGAGACTTAAAAGAAGTCATCGAGGACCACATTAACTATGTAGTGGATTTTTTGGGCAACGAAACCAAGATTAAGGTCATGAAACCGCAAGGTACCTACTTGATCTGGCTTGATTTTTCAGCCTATGACCTAACGGATGACCGCTTGCAAGAGCTTTTGAAGAATGAAGCCAAGGTTATCTTGAACCGAGGTTTGGACTTTGGGGAGGAGGGAACTCTTCATGCCCGCCTCAATGTAGCTATGCCGAAGTCAGTACTGGAAGAGGTTTGTCAACGCATCGTGACCACTTTTGCTACCCTTTAA